From a single Ensifer adhaerens genomic region:
- a CDS encoding cytosine deaminase: MNMNQNMPAFSGFKGKGVAHLRNARVPAALLAGDGLSEPAVDRDGALLIDIVVQDERIAAIAPAGGPEVQSSARAIDLEGRHVWPLLVDVHAHLDKGHMVDRAPDSGGTHAGARAATTADRLARWTYDDLTARMEFGLETAYAHGVAAIRTHLDSHEGQAETTWAAYRDVSDRWSSRIALQAVALVPLDVYAANHGRALANIVADTGGLMGGVTRASGGTHGGLEDMEALLELLFKLASERDLDIDLHVDEASTGDSLPAIARATMRHGYEGRVTCGHCCSLALLDEDMIGERIRLLADAGITIVTLPPVNMYLQDRQPGRTPRWRGVTPVKELRAGGVRVAVAGDNCRDTFYAYGDHDMLDTWRQAVKILQLDHPHADAAALAASIPAQMMGQDAGLIASGRSADLMILDAWSMNQVLARPHNDRTIIRRGADANVPLPSYRFLQRALR, from the coding sequence ATGAACATGAACCAGAACATGCCAGCCTTTTCCGGTTTTAAGGGGAAGGGCGTGGCCCACCTGCGCAACGCGCGCGTTCCCGCCGCCTTGCTGGCTGGTGACGGACTGAGCGAACCCGCGGTGGACCGCGACGGCGCACTGTTGATCGATATCGTCGTTCAGGACGAGCGCATCGCGGCTATTGCCCCGGCTGGCGGTCCTGAGGTCCAAAGCTCCGCCAGAGCCATCGATCTCGAGGGGCGTCATGTCTGGCCGCTTCTGGTCGATGTGCATGCCCATCTGGACAAGGGGCATATGGTTGATCGTGCGCCGGATTCCGGCGGCACCCATGCCGGCGCGCGCGCCGCCACGACCGCCGACCGATTGGCGCGCTGGACCTACGACGACCTGACCGCGCGCATGGAGTTTGGTCTTGAAACGGCCTATGCCCATGGCGTTGCGGCGATCCGCACCCATCTGGATAGCCATGAGGGACAGGCCGAGACGACATGGGCGGCCTATCGCGATGTCAGCGACCGCTGGTCTTCCCGCATCGCCCTGCAGGCTGTCGCTCTTGTGCCGCTGGATGTCTACGCCGCCAATCATGGTCGCGCTCTGGCCAATATTGTCGCGGACACCGGGGGTCTCATGGGCGGTGTAACACGCGCGAGCGGCGGAACCCATGGCGGCCTTGAGGATATGGAAGCCCTGCTGGAGCTCCTGTTCAAGCTGGCGTCCGAGCGCGATCTGGATATCGATCTTCATGTCGATGAAGCCTCGACGGGGGACTCGCTTCCTGCCATCGCACGCGCCACCATGCGTCATGGCTACGAGGGGCGCGTGACCTGCGGTCATTGCTGTTCGTTGGCGCTGCTGGACGAGGATATGATCGGCGAACGTATCCGGCTCCTCGCCGATGCCGGCATCACGATCGTGACCCTTCCCCCCGTGAACATGTATCTTCAGGACAGGCAGCCGGGCAGAACGCCGCGCTGGCGCGGCGTAACGCCTGTCAAGGAACTGCGCGCCGGCGGCGTTCGCGTCGCGGTCGCCGGCGATAATTGCCGCGATACGTTTTACGCCTATGGCGACCACGACATGCTCGACACATGGCGGCAGGCGGTGAAGATCCTGCAACTCGACCACCCTCATGCCGATGCCGCAGCCCTTGCCGCCTCGATCCCGGCGCAGATGATGGGACAGGACGCAGGGCTGATCGCGAGCGGCCGCTCTGCCGATCTCATGATCCTCGACGCCTGGAGCATGAATCAGGTTCTGGCGCGTCCGCACAATGACCGAACGATCATCCGGCGCGGTGCCGACGCCAATGTTCCGCTCCCGTCCTACCGTTTTTTGCAACGAGCTTTGCGCTAA
- a CDS encoding DNA-binding transcriptional regulator, LysR family, translating into MTLIVPVHNAIVKGSATRSSSSVGTHMLHGRALRYIDEVARQGSIRKAAKKLNVAASAINRYILELETELGAPIFERLPKGLKLTSSGELLIAHIRDTLKAHETMRNQIKALRGLSRGEVTVATMATLAAGRIAEIVAAYRSAIPQVSVRVIVSDRAGVAELVASGQADIAVAYNLPDDSRLQRAAEFRHRLGAVVSPDHPLALRKTLKISDCLDYPLVLADRSMSLREVVENLAPARAQLEPVVETNSMELMKRLAHAQLHVTFLNRVDVDRELVSGELVFIPLAGASGVQRLNILHRARGSLSPAASHFINFASERLRLPESDNA; encoded by the coding sequence ATGACGTTGATCGTGCCGGTTCACAATGCCATCGTGAAGGGGAGCGCCACGCGCTCCTCTTCATCAGTGGGAACGCATATGCTGCATGGTCGCGCCTTGCGCTATATCGACGAGGTCGCCCGACAAGGCTCGATCCGCAAGGCCGCCAAGAAGTTGAATGTCGCGGCGTCCGCGATCAACCGCTACATTCTGGAATTGGAAACGGAGCTCGGCGCGCCGATCTTCGAACGGTTGCCCAAGGGGCTGAAGCTGACTAGCTCCGGCGAACTGCTGATCGCGCATATCCGCGATACGCTCAAAGCCCATGAGACGATGCGCAACCAGATCAAGGCGCTGCGCGGCCTGTCGCGCGGCGAGGTGACGGTAGCCACCATGGCGACGCTGGCAGCTGGCCGGATCGCCGAAATCGTCGCGGCCTATCGCAGCGCGATCCCACAGGTGAGCGTACGAGTCATCGTCAGCGATCGCGCCGGGGTTGCTGAACTGGTCGCCTCCGGTCAGGCGGACATCGCCGTGGCCTATAATCTTCCGGACGACAGCCGCCTGCAGCGTGCTGCCGAGTTTCGCCACCGGCTTGGCGCTGTGGTGTCGCCTGATCATCCGCTGGCACTGCGCAAGACGCTGAAAATTTCCGATTGCCTCGACTATCCGCTCGTGCTCGCCGATCGAAGCATGTCGCTGCGCGAGGTCGTCGAAAATCTGGCTCCCGCGCGGGCGCAGCTCGAACCGGTCGTCGAGACCAATTCGATGGAGCTGATGAAGCGGCTTGCCCATGCGCAGCTGCATGTGACTTTCCTCAACCGGGTGGATGTCGATCGTGAACTGGTCAGCGGCGAACTCGTCTTCATCCCGCTTGCCGGGGCGTCGGGCGTGCAGCGGCTGAACATTCTGCACCGGGCGCGCGGCTCGCTCTCGCCGGCCGCCAGCCATTTCATCAATTTCGCCTCCGAACGATTGAGGTTGCCCGAGAGCGACAACGCTTGA